In one Bacillus rossius redtenbacheri isolate Brsri chromosome 11, Brsri_v3, whole genome shotgun sequence genomic region, the following are encoded:
- the LOC134536677 gene encoding fibrinogen silencer-binding protein-like isoform X1, which yields MEIENIDRKGTKRTRSVNYSVEDCLKLVDLIRPLKNIIENKKTDAVQWTEKNKAWDSICTRYNSITTQSRTTKELRQKYEALKRDARKDSALRRQALLQTGGGPGIEIKNNIVLEKIKELLQLSADGLSSIFDCDRICDAQVSVATVEPGEVQEEILETLEEIAEKASCWEHLREEDYYETVELQGVPDSTLATASVISATGNSERETDDWSSYKPSMLRKAKNCKLKEKIAASHDESERLTPNASRSMQRKRPAFHDRPLSMNGERLSGWATEKRNLALCQQELLRKEFEAREEREEKLHKIEMEIKKKVLEKLELDIMIRKKTLQEMEDKHKC from the exons ATGGAAATTGAAAATATAGATCGCAAAGGTACCAAACGAACCAGGTCCGTGAATTATAGCGTCGAAGACTGCCTAAAACTGGTGGACCTTATCCGTCCACTAAAAAATATTATCGAAAACAAAAAAACTGATGCTGTCCAGTGGACGGAAAAA AACAAAGCATGGGACAGTATATGTACGAGGTATAATAGTATCACGACCCAGTCTAGAACGACAAAAGAATTGAGGCAGAAGTACGAAGCCCTCAAACGTGATGCTAGGAAAGACTCTGCTTTGCGGCGACAGGCCTTATTGCAAACTGGAGGCGGACCaggaattgaaataaaaaataacatcgTACTGGAGAAAATAAAAGAACTCCTCCAGCTTTCTGCTGACGGATTGAGCAGCATTTTCGACTGCGACCGGATAT GCGATGCACAAGTTTCTGTAGCAACTGTTGAACCAGGTGAGGTGCAGGAAGAAATTTTGGAAACCTTAGag GAAATTGCAGAAAAAGCTTCATGCTGGGAACATTTACGAGAGGAAGATTACTACGAAACTGTGGAACTGcaag GTGTACCTGATAGTACATTGGCAACTGCGTCAGTCATCTCTGCCACAGGAAATTCGGAGAGAG AAACAGATGACTGGTCATCCTACAAGCCATCCATGCTGAGAAaagcaaaaaattgtaaactgaAGGAGAAAATTGCTGCATCACACGATGAATCGGAACGTTTAACTCCAAATg CGTCAAGAAGTATGCAGAGGAAACGGCCTGCATTCCATGACCGGCCATTATCAATGAATGGGGAGCGGCTCAGCGGTTGGGCAACGGAGAAAAGAAACCTTGCGCTTTGTCAGCAGGAGCTACTCCGAAAAGAGTTTGAGGCCAGAGAAGAGAGGGAGGAGAAGCTTCACAAAATTGAAATGGAGATAAAAAAGAAAGTATTAGAGAAACTTGAGTTGGACATTATGATAAGGAAAAAAACTTTACAGGAAATGGAAGACAAGCATaagtgttaa
- the LOC134536676 gene encoding putative nuclease HARBI1, with the protein MTMAARRRRIIIDSDSDDELFLDDMLQHVRSAKKIRDRPDNLEEWSEEEFFMRFRITKQTTRHLMIEINDFIKFRTDRNSAISPTNQLLLTLRYYATGGTLTSVGDFAGVHKTTAGRVVKRVSEAIAFLRPQYIKLPQTEEEIEQAQVSFFQIAAFPRVVGSMDCTHVKVKSPGGDMPEEFRNRKGYFSINVQTVCDSKLKIRDIVARWPGSTHDVTIFNNSVLKARLERGDFRNGVIICDSGYGPSLHLLPPFRNPRTPAENLYNEALIRTRNTVERQYGVLKARFPVLALGIQLQLENVQAVIVACAVLHNIAIDSNEPEPPVDLAVQARVIRAIEDGDIPLLQEVGGPEAARQTFVQYFEGLR; encoded by the exons ATGACAATGGCGGCACGTAGGAGACGTATTATTATTGATAGCGATTCCGATGATGAATTATTTTTGGATGACATGCTTCAGCATGTAAGAAGCGCAAAGAAAATTAGAGATCGACCCGATAATCTTGAAGAATGGAGTGAAGAGGAGTTCTTTATGCGCTTCAGGATAACCAAGCAAACAACACGCCATTTGATGATTGAAATCAACGACTTTATTAAATTCCGCACCGACAG aaattctGCAATATCACCCACCAACCAACTTCTGCTGACGTTACGCTACTATGCGACAGGCGGAACACTCACTTCTGTGGGAGATTTTGCTGGGGTACATAAGACCACAGCTGGTAGGGTGGTCAAACGCGTTAGTGAGGCAATTGCGTTTCTGCGACCCCAGTATATTAAGTTGCCGCAGACAGAAGAAGAAATAGAGCAAGCACAAGTGAGTTTCTTCCAAATAGCAGCTTTTCCCAGAGTTGTTGGGTCCATGGATTGCACACATGTCAAAGTGAAATCTCCAGGTGGTGACATGCCTGAAGAATTCAGAAACAGGAAAGGTTACTTTTCCATAAATGTTCAGACGGTATgcgactcaaaacttaaaatAAGGGACATTGTAGCACGTTGGCCAGGGTCAACACATGATGTTACCATTTTTAATAATAGTGTGTTGAAGGCAAGGCTTGAGAGAGGAGATTTCAGAAATGGTGTAATCATCTGTGATTCTGGTTATGGCCCCAGCTTACATCTCCTTCCTCCTTTTCGAAATCCCCGTACTCCTGCTGAAAATCTCTACAATGAAGCTCTGATTAGAACGAGAAATACAGTGGAAAGACAGTACGGAGTGTTGAAAGCTCGCTTTCCTGTACTTGCACTAGGCATACAGTTACAACTTGAAAATGTTCAAGCTGTAATTGTAGCATGTGCAGTGCTACATAACATTGCCATTGACAGTAATGAACCTGAACCACCAGTTGACCTTGCTGTTCAAGCAAGGGTTATCCGAGCCATTGAGGATGGGGATATACCTTTGCTTCAAGAAGTTGGTGGTCCGGAAGCTGCAAGGCAGACATTTGTTCAATATTTTGAAGGTCTGAGATGA
- the LOC134536677 gene encoding uncharacterized protein LOC134536677 isoform X2: MEIENIDRKGTKRTRSVNYSVEDCLKLVDLIRPLKNIIENKKTDAVQWTEKNKAWDSICTRYNSITTQSRTTKELRQKYEALKRDARKDSALRRQALLQTGGGPGIEIKNNIVLEKIKELLQLSADGLSSIFDCDRICDAQVSVATVEPGEVQEEILETLEEIAEKASCWEHLREEDYYETVELQGVPDSTLATASVISATGNSERETDDWSSYKPSMLRKAKNCKLKEKIAASHDESERLTPNVHCLGKLAWPATLFSTQMHENRQEVCRGNGLHSMTGHYQ; the protein is encoded by the exons ATGGAAATTGAAAATATAGATCGCAAAGGTACCAAACGAACCAGGTCCGTGAATTATAGCGTCGAAGACTGCCTAAAACTGGTGGACCTTATCCGTCCACTAAAAAATATTATCGAAAACAAAAAAACTGATGCTGTCCAGTGGACGGAAAAA AACAAAGCATGGGACAGTATATGTACGAGGTATAATAGTATCACGACCCAGTCTAGAACGACAAAAGAATTGAGGCAGAAGTACGAAGCCCTCAAACGTGATGCTAGGAAAGACTCTGCTTTGCGGCGACAGGCCTTATTGCAAACTGGAGGCGGACCaggaattgaaataaaaaataacatcgTACTGGAGAAAATAAAAGAACTCCTCCAGCTTTCTGCTGACGGATTGAGCAGCATTTTCGACTGCGACCGGATAT GCGATGCACAAGTTTCTGTAGCAACTGTTGAACCAGGTGAGGTGCAGGAAGAAATTTTGGAAACCTTAGag GAAATTGCAGAAAAAGCTTCATGCTGGGAACATTTACGAGAGGAAGATTACTACGAAACTGTGGAACTGcaag GTGTACCTGATAGTACATTGGCAACTGCGTCAGTCATCTCTGCCACAGGAAATTCGGAGAGAG AAACAGATGACTGGTCATCCTACAAGCCATCCATGCTGAGAAaagcaaaaaattgtaaactgaAGGAGAAAATTGCTGCATCACACGATGAATCGGAACGTTTAACTCCAAATg TGCACTGTCTGGGGAAGCTTGCCTGGCCAGCAACACTTTTTTCCACGCAGATGcatgaaaat CGTCAAGAAGTATGCAGAGGAAACGGCCTGCATTCCATGACCGGCCATTATCAATGA